The proteins below come from a single Aegilops tauschii subsp. strangulata cultivar AL8/78 chromosome 6, Aet v6.0, whole genome shotgun sequence genomic window:
- the LOC141026208 gene encoding protein FAR1-RELATED SEQUENCE 5-like, with product MDDEGNDGKNLGDTGTDDKDMGHRGNEGKGMDDKDNEDAGKDGIDMDDVHMQGKGVDNKGMASSDLNECMEYLEIVKKTFRTEEEAYMFYVGYARKKGFGVRKDDLKYRGPGPKQNAYRRTYKCCKQGWRALKHFNRVERKRTPRGLSRCGCPALFQVELQDSSGLWFVKNFVDKHNHLFVPADLTPYLSAHRRMTDAQKADVIEYAVGGHRTHQIMNVMEKNAGGPDKLGFIDRDLYNHVSIQKKRKIEGSDARYLLTYMIAQKKADPKFFFKYTKDSEGHLRNIFWADSQSRIDYVAFGGVVVFDSTYQSNKYMLPFVPFVALNHHRSTVLFGVGLVSDETIASYQWLLHVFLEAMSQTTPISAITDGDGAMAKAIATVWTGTDHRLCTWHIEENMVMHLRKKKLEEFRKFIYRRWDVDEFEKDGRLIRFGSK from the coding sequence ATGGATGATGAAGGCAACGATGGCAAAAACTTGGGTGATACAGGCACGGATGACAAGGACATGGGTCATAGAGGCAACGAAGGCAAAGGCATGGATGATAAGGATAATGAGGATGCAGGTAAGGATGGCATAGACATGGATGATGTACACATGCAAGGTAAAGGAGTTGATAATAAAGGCATGGCTAGTTCAGACCTGAATGAGTGTATGGAATACTTAGAGATTGTGAAGAAGACTTTCAGGACTGAGGAAGAAGCCTACATGTTCTATGTAGGCTATGCGAGAAAAAAAGGGTTTGGTGTTAGAAAGGATGATCTGAAGTACAGGGGTCCGGGTCCGAAACAAAATGCATACAGAAGGACATACAAGTGCTGCAAACAAGGATGGCGGGCCCTTAAGCACTTTAACAGAGTTGAAAGGAAAAGAACACCGAGGGGTCTTTCTCGGTGTGGGTGTCCCGCTCTTTTTCAGGTTGAGCTACAAGATAGCAGTGGCCTCTGGTTCGTCAAGAATTTTGTGGACAAGCATAACCATCTGTTTGTCCCTGCTGACCTGACTCCCTACTTATCGGCTCATCGTAGAATGACTGATGCACAAAAGGCCGATGTCATCGAGTATGCTGTCGGTGGACATCGAACACATCAGATTATGAATGTAATGGAGAAGAATGCCGGAGGTCCCGACAAGCTTGGATTTATAGATCGAGACCTATACAACCATGTTTCAATCCAGAAGAAGCGCAAGATAGAAGGCAGTGACGCTAGATATTTGCTCACCTATATGATTGCACAGAAAAAAGCAGACCCGAAATTCTTTTTCAAATACACAAAAGACAGCGAAGGCCATTTGAGGAACATATTCTGGGCTGACTCACAATCCCGCATTGACTATGTTGCCTTTGGTGGTGTCGTGGTGTTCGACAGTACATATCAGTCTAACAAGTACATGCTTCCGTTTGTTCCATTTGTTGCTCTGAACCATCACCGCAGCACAGTTTTGTTTGGGGTCGGTCTAGTGTCAGACGAGACAATTGCATCATACCAGTGGCTTCTTCATGTATTTTTGGAGGCAATGTCCCAGACGACACCAATTTCAGCAATCACCGATGGGGACGGTGCAATGGCTAAAGCAATAGCTACTGTCTGGACCGGAACAGATCATCGTTTGTGCACGTGGCATATCGAGGAGAATATGGTGATGCACCTCCGCAAGAAAAAGCTTGAGGAATTTAGGAAATTCATTTACCGTCGTTGGGATGTTGATGAGTTTGAGAAAGATGGGAGGCTTATAAGATTCGGTTCAAAATAA
- the LOC109755529 gene encoding uncharacterized protein, translating to MSTAAASRPSGPILLTPFPNYQSASLSRVKLPAGGASRSPTKSVSVSSPRSSPAGGAATAKIRRTCMCSPTNHPGSFRCSLHKERKQEVPAAGSCRKPSSPPSPPSKRTDSPFAQLGPISSGCTKGAGRTLPQLAPMGSGHWARRALAPSPTAQQVQYRKRASRFHAGPSRLSAASMAGHRAGGSIQ from the coding sequence ATGTCGACGGCGGCTGCATCTCGGCCCAGCGGCCCCATCCTTTTGACTCCCTTTCCCAACTACCAATCCGCCTCGCTCTCTCGTGTCAAGCTCCCCGCCGGCGGCGCCAGCCGCTCGCCAACCAAGTCCGTCAGCGTCTCGTCTCCCCGCTCCTCCCCCGCGGGCggcgccgccaccgcgaagatcCGTCGGACATGCATGTGCTCTCCGACGAACCACCCCGGCTCGTTCCGCTGCAGCCTCCACAAGGAGCGCAAGCAGGAGGTCCCAGCCGCAGGCAGCTGCAGGAAGCCATCCTCCCCGCCTTCGCCGCCGTCGAAGCGCACGGACAGCCCGTTCGCGCAGCTCGGCCCCATCAGCAGCGGCTGCACTAAGGGCGCGGGCCGCACTCTGCCACAGCTCGCTCCCATGGGGAGCGGGCACTGGGCGCGCAGGGCCCTCGCGCCGTCCCCCACGGCGCAGCAGGTGCAGTACAGAAAGCGCGCGAGCCGGTTCCATGCCGGGCCAAGCCGGCTCTCCGCAGCCTCCATGGCCGGCCACCGCGCAGGCGGCAGCATCCAGTAA